The proteins below come from a single Malus domestica chromosome 03, GDT2T_hap1 genomic window:
- the LOC103429358 gene encoding protein trichome birefringence-like 41, giving the protein MDVWVNSSFCMSSIAVFLLLLLSDYQVVVLVNGERIGEPSSSSSLSCDFFKGRWILDQSYPLYNPSSCPFIEHEFTCQKNGRPDQIYTKYRWQPHDCELARFNGLDFFKRFRGKSIMFVGDSLSRNQWQSLTCMLHSAVPTAKYNVTRVDDVSIFEFTDYEVRVMLDRNVYLVDTVKEKIGRVLKLDSIVGGKLWKDIDMLIFNTWHWWNRRGPTQPWDYVEVGGQISKDIDRMLAFEKALITWAGWVDSNIDPAKSRVFFQGISPSHYNGSEWQEPRARSCVGQKEPLLGSTYPGGLPPALSVLKNVLSTIKKPVTLLDITNLSLLRKDGHPSIYGLGGRTGMDCSHWCLCGVPDTWNEILYNFIL; this is encoded by the exons ATGGATGTCTGGGTTAATAGTAGTTTTTGTATGAGTAGTATAGCtgttttcctccttcttcttctttctgatTACCAAGTAGTAGTTTTAGTAAATGGTGAAAGAATTGGTGAGCCATCGTCATCGTCGTCATTGTCATGTGATTTCTTCAAAGGGAGATGGATTTTGGACCAATCCTACCCGCTCTACAATCCTTCCTCATGCCCCTTCATTGAGCATGAGTTTACCTGCCAAAAGAATGGCCGTCCCGATCAGATTTACACCAAATACAGATGGCAACCACATGACTGTGAATTAGCAAG ATTTAATGGGCTTGACTTCTTCAAAAGATTTAGAGGGAAAAGCATCATGTTCGTTGGAGATTCATTAAGCCGAAATCAATGGCAGTCCCTAACATGCATGCTTCACTCGGCTGTGCCAACTGCTAAGTATAATGTGACAAGAGTAGACGATGTATCTATCTTCGAATTTACG GATTATGAAGTTAGAGTGATGCTAGACCGCAATGTGTATCTAGTAGATACTGTAAAAGAAAAGATTGGGAGGGTCTTGAAGCTTGATTCAATAGTGGGAGGCAAGTTATGGAAGGATATTGACATGCTCATCTTCAACACTTGGCATTGGTGGAATCGGAGAGGACCCACTCAACC ATGGGATTACGTTGAAGTAGGAGGCCAGATAAGCAAAGACATTGACCGCATGCTTGCTTTTGAGAAGGCACTTATTACTTGGGCTGGATGGGTTGATTCAAACATTGATCCTGCAAAGTCTAGGGTTTTCTTCCAGGGAATATCTCCTTCTCATTACAA TGGCAGTGAATGGCAAGAACCAAGGGCAAGAAGTTGTGTAGGGCAAAAGGAGCCTTTGCTTGGGTCGACCTATCCAGGAGGTTTGCCACCAGCTTTGAGTGTGCTGAAGAATGTGTTGAGCACAATAAAAAAGCCAGTGACATTGCTAGATATAACAAATCTCTCACTCCTGCGTAAAGATGGACATCCTTCAATTTATGGGTTGGGAGGCCGCACCGGAATGGACTGTAGTCATTGGTGTCTTTGTGGAGTCCCAGATACATGGAATGAGATTCTCTACAATtttattctttga
- the LOC108169844 gene encoding zinc finger BED domain-containing protein RICESLEEPER 1-like, with protein sequence MEIIPVESAKKTKRLTSIVWNHFERVRKAEICYAVCVHCHKKLSGSSNSGTTHLRNHLMRCLKRSNFDVSQLLSAKRRKKDNIVGIDSINGDEAPRKDDYIQPGIIKFDQDPKKDELVTIASGKFDHDRSRYDLARMIILHGYPFTMVDDVGFKVFVKNLQPSFEVVPNNDVEQFCMEIYRKEKHQVYEMLNSLRGRINLSVEMWSSPENVEYLCLTAHYIDEDWKLQKKILNFVTLDSTHTEDLLSEVVIKCLMDWDIDSKLFALTFDDCSTDDDIILRIKDRISQNRPLLVHGQLFDIRSAAHLLNSVVQDVLEAMKEVIQNIRGSFKHVRSSQVTQGKFNEIVQQVGINSQRRLILDFPVRWKSTYLMLETALEYRGAFSFLQEHDPLYTSALTDTEWEWTRFVTVYLKLLVEITNVFCGNKCPTASIYFPEICDVHIQLIEWCKSPDEFLSSIALKMKAKFDKYWSKCSLALAVAAILDPRFKMKLVEYYYSQIYGSTALDRIKEVSDGLKELFDAYSICSTMVDQGSALPGSSLPSTSTDCRDRLKGFDKFLSETSQSQNMISDLDKYLEEPVFPRNCDFKILNWWKVHTPRYPILSMMARDVLGTPMSTVAPESAFNAGGRLLDECRSSLNPDIREALICTQDWLRVELKDDNSLSSHSARPIHSARLVLAE encoded by the exons ATGGAAATAATACCCGTTGAGTCTGCTAAGAAAACAAAGAGGTTGACATCTATTGTCTGGAATCATTTTGAAAGGGTTAGAAAGGCTGAAATATGTTATGCTGTTTGTGTACATTGTCACAAGAAGCTCAGTGGATCAAGTAATAGTGGGACCACCCATCTGAGAAACCATTTAATGCGATGTCTGAAACGATCGAACTTTGATGTATCACAACTACTTTCAGcgaagagaaggaaaaaagatAATATCGTTGGCATAGATAGTATTAATGGTGATGAAGCACCGAGAAAAGATGATTATATTCAGCCAGGAATTATAAAGTTCGATCAGGATCCGAAAAAGGATGAACTAGTTACGATTGCAAGCGGAAAGTTTGATCACGACCGTAGTCGTTATGATCTTGCTCGTATGATTATATTGCATGGTTACCCGTTCACCATGGTTGATGATGTTGGATTCAAAGTTTTTGTGAAGAACCTTCAGCCATCATTTGAGGTTGTGCCAAATAATGATGTTGAACAGTTTTGTATGGAAATTTATAGGAAGGAAAAACATCAAGTGTATGAGATGCTTAACAGTTTGCGCGGCAGAATTAACCTTTCTGTTGAAATGTGGTCTTCTCCAGAAAACGTTGAGTACCTGTGTTTGACGGCACACTATATTGATGAGGACTGGAAACTACAAAAGAAAATTCTGAATTTTGTCACACTTGATTCTACTCATACGGAGGACTTGCTTTCAGAAGTAGTTATCAAATGTCTGATGGACTGGGACATTGACAGTAAGTTGTTTGCCTTGACATTTGATGATTGTTCCACCGATGATGACATTATTCTAAGAATCAAAGACCGGATCTCCCAAAACAGGCCTCTCTTGGTCCATGGTCAGTTATTTGATATTCGCTCTGCTGCACATCTTCTAAATTCAGTTGTGCAGGATGTTTTAGAAGCAATGAAGGAGGTGATACAAAATATTCGAGGAAGTTTCAAACACGTAAGAAGCTCACAAGTGACACAAGGGAAGTTCAATGAAATTGTTCAGCAAGTTGGAATCAATAGTCAGAGGAGATTAATTCTTGATTTCCCAGTTCGATGGAAGTCAACGTATCTTATGCTTGAAACAGCCTTGGAATACAGGGGTGCATTTTCTTTCCTGCAAGAGCATGACCCTTTGTATACATCAGCTTTAACAGACACAGAATGGGAATGGACAAGGTTTGTTACAGTTTATTTGAAACTTCTTGTTGAAATCACCAATGTCTTTTGTGGCAACAAATGTCCAACAGCAAGTATATATTTTCCTGAGATTTGTGATGTTCACATCCAATTAATTGAATGGTGCAAGAGCCCAGACGAATTTCTTAGTTCTATAGCATTAAAGATGAAAGCTAAGTTTGATAAGTACTGGAGCAAGTGCAGTTTGGCTTTGGCAGTGGCAGCGATCTTGGATCCCCGATTCAAAATGAAGTTGGTGGAGTATTACTACTCCCAAATATACGGTAGTACTGCTCTGGATAGGATTAAGGAAGTTTCTGATGGCCTCAAGGAACTTTTTGATGCTTATTCAATTTGCTCAACAATGGTTGATCAAGGTTCAGCTTTGCCTGGCAGCAGCTTACCGAGTACCAGCACTGATTGTAGGGATCGATTGAAGGGATTTGACAAATTTCTCTCCGAGACCTCTCAGAGCCAAAACATGATATCAGACTTGGACAAGTATCTAGAGGAACCAGTTTTTCCACGCAATTGTGATTTTAAGATATTAAATTGGTGGAAGGTCCACACACCAAGGTACCCTATTTTGTCCATGATGGCACGTGATGTTCTGGGAACTCCTATGTCAACTGTTGCACCAGAATCAGCATTCAACGCTGGCGGTAGACTGCTTGATGAATGTCGAAGCTCACTGAATCCTGACATTCGAGAGGCTTTGATATGCACACAAGATTGGTTGCGGGTGGAATTAAAAG ATGACAATTCATTGTCAAGCCATTCTGCTAGACCAATCCATTCAGCCAGACTAGTTCTTGCTGAGTAG